In Streptomyces sp. 71268, the DNA window CCCGGGCCAGGCCGACCACGCCGTGCTTGGCCGCCACGTACGGGGCGACGCCCGGCATGCCGACGACGCCGAGGTTGGAGGCGTTGACGACGACGGAGCCGCCGCCGGCCGCGACGATCGCCGGGAGCTGGTGCTTGAGGCTGAAGAAGACGCTCGTCAGGTTGTGTTCCAACTCGGCCGACCACCGCTCGGTCGCCGTCTCCTGGAGCGGGCCGAAGGAATTGACGCCACCGGCGTTGTTGAACGCGCCGTCCAGCCGCCCGAATTCCCGTACCGCCGTTTCCACCAGGTGGGCCATGTCGGATTCCACGGTGACGTCGGTCGGTACGAAAAGGGCATTGCCGCCGTTGGCGCGGATGCCCGCCACCACCTCGTCGCCGACGTCCTTGCGGCGGGCCGCGAGCACGACCGAAGCGCCCTCGGAGGCAATGCGCTCGGCCACCGCCCTGCCGATTCCCGAAGTGCCGCCGGTGACCACGATGACCTTGGATTCCAGTCGCGTTGACATGACGGATATTCCTTTCCTCAATACTCTGCTGGCCGCCGAATTCGTGCGGCGAATTCGGCGTTGAGGAAAGCTTCGTTCGTGGCGTCGCGGCGTGCTGGCGGTAAACGGACAGGTAGATCGGGACCGGGGCGGACCGGCCGGGCCGGGCGGGTCGGGACCGGTGGATCGGGGCTGGCCGTGGGCGGTGGGAGCGCGGTGGTGAGCGCGGTGCCGGGCGGCGACCGCCGCCCGGCACCGGTGCCGCCCCGACGCGGGGTCAGGGAATCCGCGTGGCCGCCCCCGTCACCGCGATCCGTGGGTCGCCGGCGGTGATGCGGACCTCAAGGAGGCCGGGCCGGCCGAGGTCTTCGCCCTGGTGGAGGGTGAGCGTGGCCGGCGCCGTGGTGATGCCGAGGGCGCGCGTGTAGGCGCCGAAGGCCGCCGCCGCCGCGCCGGTGGCCGGGTCCTCGACCACCCCGCCGACCGGGAACGGGTCGCGCACGTGGAAGGTGGCCGACCGCGCCGTGCCGCCGGGCGCCGCCCACGCCAGTTGCAGGGTGGTCAGGTCGTGGGCGCGCATGAAGGTGGCGAGCCGGTCGAAGTCGTAGTCGAGGTCGGCCAGCCGTTCCCGGGTCGCCGCGCCGATGACCAGGTGGCGCGCGCCCGCGTACGCGATGCGCGCGGGCAGCCGCGGGTCGAGGTCGGACGCGGCCCAGCCGAGCGCCGCCAGGGCCTCGGCGAGATCGGCGGCGGAGATCTCGGAGACCTTCGGCTCGACGCTGGTGAGCGTGGCGTACGCGACGCCGTCCCGCTCGGTCACCGCCACCGGGACGGTGCCGGCCCGGGTGGCGAACAGCACCTCGCCCGGGCCGATCCGGTCCGCGAGCGCCACCGCCGCGGCCACCGTGGCGTGGCCGCAGAACGGGACCTCGGCCAGCGGGCTGAAGAAGCGCACCGTGTACGCGCGGCCTGGCTCGCCGCCGAGACCCGACGGGGGCGCGGTGAGGAACGCCGTCTCCGAATAGCCGAGTTCGGCCGCGATGGCGAGCTGCTCCGCGTCGGTCAGACCGGTCGCGTCGAGCACCACCCCGGCCGGGTTGCCGCCCCGTGGATCGCGCGAGAAGGCCGTGTAGCGCAGCACCTCGGGTTGGCCGGCCGGTGCCGGCGTGGGCTCGGAGGGGTGGGGTTCCAGATCGTGTCGCGTCGTCATGGCCCCTCCAACTGACCAGGTCAGCGGCGTATTCCGGGCCGTCATCGGAGCGCCGCCCGCGCCGCGCGCCCCGAGCGGACGGCGCGTACCCCGCGACACCCCGCACGCCCCGCGCCCCGGGGTGGCTGCCTCCCGCGCCCCCGGGCGACAGTCCCCGCCCGTCCGTGACGGCCCCGCCTGCCCTGTGGCGACAAAGAGCCGTCACGGAATGCCGCAAACGCCCGTTACGGGAAGGGAACTCACGCACCCGACATGTGTGGGTCGTACACGGGTCAGCGGGCCGCCGTCCGTCACCGCTCCAATCGCCTGCGACCCACACGAGCCCAGGAGGGGCAGATGACGCACTCATCGTATGACG includes these proteins:
- a CDS encoding SDR family oxidoreductase, whose product is MSTRLESKVIVVTGGTSGIGRAVAERIASEGASVVLAARRKDVGDEVVAGIRANGGNALFVPTDVTVESDMAHLVETAVREFGRLDGAFNNAGGVNSFGPLQETATERWSAELEHNLTSVFFSLKHQLPAIVAAGGGSVVVNASNLGVVGMPGVAPYVAAKHGVVGLARAAALENAEQAVRVNALITGGVDTPLFRGTMGTTPEAVAQIAALHPLGRISQPEEIAAFAAFLLSDEASFVTGAALAVDGGFTTR
- a CDS encoding PhzF family phenazine biosynthesis isomerase, whose translation is MTTRHDLEPHPSEPTPAPAGQPEVLRYTAFSRDPRGGNPAGVVLDATGLTDAEQLAIAAELGYSETAFLTAPPSGLGGEPGRAYTVRFFSPLAEVPFCGHATVAAAVALADRIGPGEVLFATRAGTVPVAVTERDGVAYATLTSVEPKVSEISAADLAEALAALGWAASDLDPRLPARIAYAGARHLVIGAATRERLADLDYDFDRLATFMRAHDLTTLQLAWAAPGGTARSATFHVRDPFPVGGVVEDPATGAAAAAFGAYTRALGITTAPATLTLHQGEDLGRPGLLEVRITAGDPRIAVTGAATRIP